In Melanotaenia boesemani isolate fMelBoe1 chromosome 7, fMelBoe1.pri, whole genome shotgun sequence, a single window of DNA contains:
- the LOC121643374 gene encoding charged multivesicular body protein 1b-1-like — MSNMEKHLFNLKFAAKELQRNSKKCDKEEKAEKTKVKQAIQKGNMEVARIHAENAIRQKHQSINFLRMSTRVDAVASRVQTAVTMNQVSKSMSGVVKSMDATLKSMNLEKISALMDKFENQSETLDVQTAQMEDVMSSTTTLTTPQNEVDLLLHEMADEAGLDLNLKLPPGQTASLASSEASVEQDELSQRLSRLRDQV; from the exons ATGTCGAATATGGAGA AACACTTGTTCAACCTCAAGTTTGCTGCCAAGGAGTTGCAGCGAAATTCTAAGAAATGTGATAAagaggaaaaagcagaaaaaaccAAAGTGAAGCAG GCTATTCAGAAGGGTAACATGGAGGTAGCAAGGATCCATGCAGAGAATGCCATCCGTCAGAAGCACCAGTCCATTAACTTCCTGAGGATGAGTACCCGTGTGGATGCTGTGGCCTCTCGGGTCCAGACTGCTGTCACTATGAACCAG GTCTCTAAATCCATGTCTGGAGTGGTCAAGTCTATGGATGCTACACTAAAAAGCATGAACTTGGAAAAG ATTTCTGCACTCATGGACAAGTTTGAAAACCAGTCTGAGACTCTTGACGTGCAGACAGCTCAGATGGAAGACGTAATGAGCAGCACCACCACCCTGACAACACCTCAG AATGAAGTGGATCTGCTGTTGCATGAAATGGCCGATGAAGCAGG GCTGGATCTTAATCTGAAACTTCCTCCAGGCCAGACTGCCTCACTGGCCTCATCTGAGGCATCAGTAGAGCAG GATGAGCTTTCCCAGAGGCTGTCCAGGCTACGGGACCAAGTGTGA
- the tbx22 gene encoding LOW QUALITY PROTEIN: T-box transcription factor TBX22 (The sequence of the model RefSeq protein was modified relative to this genomic sequence to represent the inferred CDS: substituted 1 base at 1 genomic stop codon), which yields MTENIWDSELCAGQSENSGGXISGTYGVFSARMQDLSSRAHAFSVDALIGKPCKRMKVSERHESSLAGDTGGDGSIFTGQHEYLTSRMKQEFSTLRRPGDISSDPPGHTASSGTEDLDQVGEESKPMESECQPDREVRVELQGSELWKRFYEIGTEMIITKAGRRMFPSVRVKVRNLDPCQQYYVAMDVMPVDSKRYRYVYHSSQWMVAGNTDHSCISPRLYVHPDSPCTGETWMRQVISFDRVKLTNNEMDDKGHIILQSMHKYKPRVHIIRHDPRMDLSQIQSLPAEGVHSFSFPETEFTTVTAYQNQQITKLKIDRNPFAKGFRDPGRNRGVLDGLLESYPWRGPLSLDFKPFAIQLQGSSGSLTSSVKSLLPFSSSLLPLPCQDAALQALTFPLYGKTSTISPSISPLPSRAFSSLGADRLRGLPPLPPLTDLPLLSMLQGKKHPQCRDPCPHGSPGSPPSLLPFHNPLSPQGSSLLPDLSDTSGPYCLYRYSFPLSPQLTAISRHAKLAEDSTDFMLRQSPWHPTPNHCF from the exons ATGACGGAGAACAT CTGGGACTCCGAACTTTGCGCGGGGCAAAGTGAAAACTCAGGCGGATAAATAAGTGGAACATACGGCGTGTTTTCCGCCAGGATGCAGGACCTAAGCTCGCGAGCTCACGCCTTTTCAGTGGATGCGCTGATCGGGAAGCCCTGCAAGAGGATGAAAGTGTCGGAGAGACATGAATCAAGTTTAGCTGGAGACACCGGAGGAGACGGGAGCATCTTCACTG GCCAGCACGAATATCTCACCAGCAGGATGAAGCAAGAATTTTCAACACTGAGGAGGCCAGGAGACATCTCCAGCGACCCGCCAGGACACACCGCCAGTTCTGGGACAGAGGACTTAGACCAGGTCGGCGAGGAGAGCAAGCCGATGGAGAGCGAGTGCCAGCCGGACAGAGAGGTCCGAGTAGAGCTGCAGGGCTCAGAGCTGTGGAAGAGATTCTATGAGATCGGAACTGAGATGATCATCACTAAAGCTGGCAG GAGAATGTTCCCTTCTGTGCGCGTCAAAGTGCGCAATCTGGACCCTTGTCAGCAGTATTATGTCGCCATGGACGTCATGCCAGTTGACTCCAAGCGCTACAG GTATGTGTACCACAGCTCACAGTGGATGGTGGCCGGAAACACCGACCACTCGTGCATCTCTCCACGGCTCTACGTCCATCCTGACTCACCGTGCACTGGAGAGACGTGGATGCGTCAGGTCATCAGCTTTGACCGGGTCAAGCTCACCAACAACGAAATGGACGATAAGGGGCAT ATTATTCTTCAGTCGATGCATAAATACAAGCCGCGTGTGCACATCATCCGGCACGACCCTCGGATGGACTTGTCTCAGATCCAGTCGCTGCCAGCTGAAGGAGTGCACAGCTTCTCTTTCCCAGAGACTGAGTTCACCACAGTCACAGCATATCAGAACCAACAG ATCACAAAACTGAAGATCGACAGGAACCCCTTCGCTAAGGGCTTCAGAGATCCAGGAAGGAATAG gGGGGTTTTGGATGGCCTCTTGGAGTCATATCCCTGGAGAGGCCCTCTCAGCTTGGACTTCAAGCCCTTTGCCATACAGCTCCAAG GCAGCTCGGGATCGCTGACTAGCAGCGTAAAGAGCCTTCTCCCTTTTTCTTCATCACTTCTCCCACTCCCCTGCCAGGACGCTGCACTACAGGCCCTCACTTTCCCCCTGTACGGCAAGACATCCACCATCTCCCCCTCCATCTCCCCGCTGCCCAGCAGGGCCTTCTCCTCTCTGGGAGCAGACAGACTGAGAGGCCTCCCGCCGCTTCCTCCACTAACAGACCTCCCACTTCTCTCCATGCTGCAGGGAAAGAAACACCCCCAGTGTAGAGACCCATGTCCTCACGGCTCTCCAGGGAGCCCCCCTTCCCTCCTCCCCTTTCACAACCCTCTCAGCCCGCAGGGGTCCTCTCTCCTCCCTGATCTCTCCGACACTTCAGGCCCCTACTGTCTTTACCGCTACAGTTTTCCCCTGAGCCCCCAACTCACTGCTATTTCCCGGCATGCTAAGCTAGCCGAAGACTCCACAGACTTTATGCTGCGACAGTCTCCGTGGCACCCGACCCCCAACCACTGCTTCTGA